From Methanobacteriaceae archaeon, the proteins below share one genomic window:
- a CDS encoding DUF5518 domain-containing protein, whose translation MVKWGPVIVGFFLAIILGNLLGAYVNQYWGVNLGLFIAGFIVGYWVHEGFFGGIWNATVAGSFGAIVLAILLIVGGTIFGGLAGFAAGAVTGATVVIAALILNIVFMGVGGAIGGILAGSD comes from the coding sequence ATGGTAAAATGGGGACCGGTTATTGTCGGATTTTTCCTGGCAATTATATTAGGTAATTTGTTAGGAGCTTATGTAAATCAATACTGGGGAGTGAATTTAGGGCTATTCATAGCAGGTTTCATTGTTGGTTATTGGGTCCATGAAGGATTCTTCGGTGGAATATGGAATGCTACTGTGGCTGGATCATTTGGGGCCATTGTACTGGCTATTTTATTGATTGTGGGTGGAACAATCTTTGGAGGCCTGGCCGGTTTTGCAGCAGGTGCTGTAACTGGAGCAACTGTTGTAATTGCTGCTTTAATTCTTAATATAGTATTTATGGGAGTTGGAGGAGCAATTGGTGGAATATTGGCAGGTAGTGATTAA
- a CDS encoding DUF2124 domain-containing protein: MKKVSDFEGLNGNIVAFKEQVSDAEKITFVGAPGVCTPFAELFAYAVRDKKSCFITLTDIESARSFKLTPQGMQLSEAVDPQADVVALLGGLSMPKAKVNVDELNEMIGKILNENGKIIGLSYMDMFVEAGWENKVNFDCIINGTLIGSVNSYK, encoded by the coding sequence ATGAAAAAAGTGAGTGATTTTGAAGGTTTAAATGGTAACATAGTAGCATTTAAGGAACAAGTATCTGATGCAGAAAAAATAACATTTGTTGGGGCTCCAGGTGTTTGCACGCCATTTGCAGAGCTTTTTGCTTATGCTGTCAGGGATAAAAAGTCCTGTTTTATTACCTTAACTGATATTGAAAGTGCCAGGTCTTTTAAACTTACTCCACAGGGAATGCAATTGTCTGAAGCTGTAGATCCACAGGCCGATGTAGTGGCCTTACTTGGTGGATTGTCCATGCCCAAAGCTAAGGTCAATGTCGATGAATTAAATGAAATGATTGGTAAAATTCTTAATGAGAATGGTAAAATCATTGGATTAAGTTACATGGATATGTTTGTAGAGGCTGGATGGGAAAATAAGGTTAATTTTGACTGTATAATAAATGGAACACTAATAGGGTCGGTTAATAGTTACAAATAA
- a CDS encoding Xaa-Pro peptidase family protein: MEKVPSTELKNRMKRFKNHMNLSNLSWEISVIFSKINQYYFTGTMQDGILIIPRDGEATYWVRRSYERALDESLFDNIQPMRSYRDAVPDKIPETVYLETEVVPLAMYQRFQKHFPFKNIKSVDRDLLTVRAIKSDYELSLMRKSGKIHENVLENIVPEILKEGMSEADLATKLYSIMIKEGHHGVARFGMFETEMVLGHVCFGESSIYPSYFDGASGNYGLGPAVPLIGSRQRKLKKGDLIYIDIGSGVDGYHTDKTCTYMFGQNPPEHVAEAQIKCVEVQNDIADMLSPGMIPSDIYKSIIGNLDSEFLENFMGFGNRTVRFLGHGIGLQVDEVPVIAEGFHDPIENGMVFALEPKKGIKDVGMVGIENTFIVGKKGAECITGESEGLIRIKQK, translated from the coding sequence ATGGAAAAAGTTCCTTCCACAGAATTAAAAAATCGTATGAAACGGTTTAAAAATCATATGAATTTATCAAATCTCTCTTGGGAAATATCAGTTATTTTCAGTAAAATCAACCAGTATTATTTCACCGGCACCATGCAGGACGGAATATTAATTATCCCCCGCGACGGTGAGGCCACCTACTGGGTAAGGCGCAGCTATGAAAGGGCCCTTGATGAATCATTATTTGACAATATTCAACCCATGCGAAGTTACCGGGATGCAGTTCCTGATAAAATTCCAGAAACAGTTTATCTGGAAACCGAAGTAGTGCCTCTGGCCATGTATCAAAGATTTCAAAAGCATTTCCCCTTTAAGAATATTAAATCAGTTGATAGAGATTTATTAACTGTCCGAGCCATTAAAAGTGATTATGAACTCTCTTTAATGCGAAAATCTGGAAAAATTCATGAAAATGTCCTGGAAAATATTGTACCTGAAATTTTAAAAGAAGGTATGAGCGAAGCAGATTTAGCCACAAAGCTTTATTCCATTATGATTAAAGAGGGCCATCACGGTGTGGCCCGTTTTGGTATGTTTGAAACAGAAATGGTTTTAGGACATGTCTGTTTTGGTGAAAGTTCAATTTATCCATCATATTTTGATGGAGCCAGTGGTAATTATGGCTTGGGCCCTGCAGTACCATTAATTGGAAGTCGTCAGAGGAAATTAAAAAAAGGGGATCTGATTTATATAGATATTGGGTCTGGGGTGGATGGATATCATACTGATAAAACTTGCACCTACATGTTTGGCCAAAATCCTCCAGAACACGTTGCAGAGGCCCAGATTAAATGTGTGGAAGTTCAAAATGATATAGCCGATATGTTAAGTCCGGGAATGATTCCTTCTGATATTTATAAATCAATTATAGGAAATCTGGATAGTGAATTTTTGGAAAATTTTATGGGTTTTGGCAATAGAACCGTGCGATTTTTAGGCCATGGCATAGGCCTACAAGTTGATGAAGTACCTGTGATTGCTGAAGGATTCCATGACCCTATAGAAAATGGAATGGTCTTTGCCCTGGAACCTAAAAAAGGAATTAAAGATGTAGGGATGGTAGGAATAGAAAACACTTTTATTGTTGGGAAAAAGGGTGCAGAGTGCATTACAGGTGAAAGTGAAGGTTTGATTAGGATAAAACAAAAATAA
- a CDS encoding MBL fold metallo-hydrolase, which yields MKKWIKSHGLIIYQVLSGRSNSFLVSSNDKFFLIDTGRASSWKKLSKNLDDILGENQLSCLILTHTHFDHCENATKIKEKYNCKVIVHKCEANYLKNGDSPLPKGTNILTRFLINFIGKRIQSRYKYDPVHPDIEIDEKFDLNKFGFQAYVIPTPGHSPGSISIIIDDGLAIVGDAMFGVFKWSIFPPFADHISLMVESWGKLLKTDCSIYLPGHGSEISVNLLEKQYKKYNNDSIKKE from the coding sequence ATGAAAAAATGGATAAAAAGCCATGGATTGATCATTTATCAAGTTCTATCTGGCCGAAGTAATTCTTTTTTAGTTTCCTCAAATGATAAATTCTTTTTAATAGATACTGGTAGAGCAAGCTCCTGGAAAAAATTAAGTAAAAATTTGGATGATATTCTGGGTGAAAACCAGTTATCCTGCTTAATACTTACCCATACTCATTTTGACCATTGCGAAAATGCAACCAAAATTAAAGAGAAATATAACTGCAAAGTAATCGTTCATAAGTGTGAAGCAAATTATTTAAAAAATGGAGACAGTCCATTACCTAAAGGAACTAATATTTTAACCAGATTTTTAATTAATTTCATTGGAAAAAGAATTCAAAGCAGATACAAATATGATCCAGTTCATCCAGACATTGAAATTGATGAAAAATTTGATTTAAATAAATTTGGATTCCAGGCATACGTCATACCTACTCCTGGCCACTCTCCCGGGTCAATCAGCATAATAATTGATGATGGATTGGCCATTGTGGGGGATGCTATGTTTGGAGTTTTTAAATGGTCCATATTTCCACCTTTTGCAGACCATATATCATTAATGGTTGAAAGCTGGGGAAAACTTCTTAAAACAGATTGCTCAATCTACTTACCTGGCCATGGATCAGAAATTTCTGTAAATTTGTTAGAAAAACAATATAAAAAATATAATAATGATTCAATTAAAAAAGAATGA
- a CDS encoding fumarylacetoacetate hydrolase family protein, translated as MKLLRFIKQDSSSFEPKTGILIANKVVEIGQSLFDFPLSDKDLDKKQEYLLEDIKILPPVAPSKVVAVGLNYHDHAVELNMKIPDEPIIFIKPSTTVIGHEDTIIYPPQSNNVHYEAELAIVISKKAEKVSEEDAMDYVLGYTVLNDVTARDLQEKDGQWTRSKSFNTFCPLGPWIETDINPHNRNISLKVNGELKQDSNTENLIFSVEKIINFISNIMTLNPGDVIATGTPPGVGSLQVGDSVEVEIDGIGILRNVVSSF; from the coding sequence ATGAAACTATTAAGATTCATAAAACAAGATTCTTCATCATTTGAGCCAAAAACAGGAATATTAATTGCTAACAAAGTGGTGGAAATAGGTCAATCTCTATTTGATTTCCCATTATCTGATAAAGATTTAGATAAAAAACAAGAATATTTGCTGGAGGACATTAAAATTCTTCCTCCCGTTGCCCCATCTAAAGTAGTGGCTGTGGGATTAAATTACCACGATCATGCGGTAGAATTAAATATGAAGATTCCTGATGAACCTATTATTTTTATTAAACCTTCTACTACGGTTATAGGCCATGAAGATACTATTATTTATCCGCCTCAGAGCAATAATGTTCACTATGAGGCCGAACTGGCCATTGTTATTTCTAAAAAAGCAGAAAAAGTATCAGAAGAAGATGCCATGGACTATGTTTTAGGTTACACAGTCCTTAATGATGTTACAGCCCGTGATTTACAGGAAAAGGATGGTCAATGGACCAGATCCAAAAGTTTTAATACATTCTGTCCACTAGGCCCCTGGATTGAGACAGATATAAACCCCCATAATAGAAATATTTCTTTAAAGGTCAATGGTGAATTAAAGCAGGATTCCAATACAGAAAATCTAATATTCTCTGTAGAAAAGATTATTAATTTTATCTCAAATATAATGACTTTAAATCCGGGAGATGTAATTGCTACTGGTACTCCTCCAGGTGTGGGCAGCTTGCAAGTGGGGGACAGTGTGGAAGTAGAAATAGATGGTATTGGTATTTTAAGGAATGTAGTTAGTTCCTTTTAA
- a CDS encoding MBL fold metallo-hydrolase codes for MQISKYVHALKIPFEIKTETGILERFVYSYLIAGDTLVLIDSGVKNSEEIIFDYMEEIGLDPEDLTLLILTHSHPDHIGSASSIKRKTYCEVAAHCGEKEWIEDIELQFKERPVPNFHSLVDGPVEVDIVLEDGDEFELDGKLNLKIIHTPGHSNGSISIFLREEKILFSGDAIPLKGGLPIYDDYRASLKSVQKLKEIEKLKCLLSSWDDPQQGDELYLIFEEAIDYLKTINDTVAQVSECEEDANSLEFTKKVLKELGIPEMAANPIVERSFQANLRELGE; via the coding sequence ATGCAGATTAGTAAATATGTTCACGCTTTAAAAATACCATTTGAAATAAAAACCGAAACGGGAATACTTGAAAGATTTGTTTACTCTTATTTAATAGCTGGAGACACTTTAGTTCTAATTGACAGCGGTGTTAAAAACTCAGAAGAGATAATCTTTGATTATATGGAAGAAATTGGATTAGATCCTGAAGATCTAACTTTGCTGATTTTAACCCATTCCCATCCAGACCATATTGGTTCTGCCAGTTCTATAAAAAGAAAAACATACTGTGAAGTGGCCGCCCACTGTGGCGAAAAAGAATGGATTGAAGATATTGAATTACAATTCAAAGAAAGACCAGTTCCTAACTTCCATTCTCTAGTGGATGGGCCTGTGGAGGTCGACATTGTCTTGGAAGATGGAGATGAATTTGAATTGGATGGAAAATTAAATTTAAAGATTATCCACACACCGGGCCATTCTAATGGTTCTATTTCTATATTTTTAAGAGAAGAAAAAATATTATTTAGTGGAGATGCCATTCCCCTTAAAGGAGGTTTACCTATTTATGATGATTATAGGGCCTCCTTAAAATCAGTTCAGAAGTTAAAAGAAATAGAAAAGTTGAAATGCCTTTTATCTTCCTGGGATGATCCACAGCAAGGTGATGAATTGTATCTAATCTTTGAAGAAGCTATTGATTATTTAAAAACAATAAATGATACTGTGGCCCAAGTTTCTGAATGTGAAGAGGATGCTAATTCACTGGAATTTACAAAAAAGGTTTTAAAAGAACTGGGAATTCCGGAAATGGCCGCCAATCCTATTGTGGAGAGGAGTTTTCAGGCCAATTTAAGGGAATTGGGAGAATAG
- a CDS encoding HEAT repeat domain-containing protein, whose protein sequence is MAIFKDKFQELEENNDINGLIELLNADKWQHRYKAIVSLINIGDSSAIEQVKGAMDDDNSIVRETAIKYLRMNNAYPKTRPEDIKLYPFDIKNSYTRIKKITASSDDSIHSESAANEDINNKLKEEAANLGANAIIELVYEKGIFTLFRGVKGHGNAVFIKDLKSVERKQDSGLGLFALGIFFIMQGLVSFPYFPKFLVPIGIFVIINGIFTRLGYKNKTYFLTFLSLIIGFGAIGIFYILKNGFQFYTYDYYLVFMFLLIIAFVYEYLKRKSNTNLPWKDQWGFS, encoded by the coding sequence ATGGCTATATTCAAAGATAAATTTCAGGAACTAGAAGAAAATAACGACATTAATGGTCTTATTGAATTATTAAATGCTGATAAATGGCAGCACCGATACAAGGCCATTGTATCATTGATAAATATTGGAGATAGCTCGGCCATTGAACAAGTTAAAGGAGCTATGGATGATGATAACTCCATTGTTCGAGAAACAGCCATTAAATACCTCAGAATGAATAATGCTTATCCTAAAACTAGGCCAGAAGATATAAAATTATATCCATTTGATATAAAAAATTCTTACACCAGAATCAAAAAAATCACGGCCAGTTCTGATGATTCTATTCATTCAGAAAGTGCTGCAAATGAAGATATCAATAATAAATTAAAAGAAGAAGCTGCAAATTTAGGGGCCAATGCTATCATAGAACTTGTTTACGAAAAAGGGATTTTTACACTTTTTAGGGGTGTTAAAGGCCATGGAAATGCAGTTTTTATTAAAGATTTAAAAAGTGTGGAAAGAAAACAGGATTCTGGATTGGGACTATTTGCTTTAGGTATCTTTTTTATAATGCAAGGACTAGTTAGCTTTCCTTATTTTCCTAAATTTTTGGTTCCGATTGGTATTTTTGTCATTATTAATGGAATATTTACTCGTTTGGGCTACAAAAATAAAACATATTTCCTGACATTTTTAAGTTTAATAATTGGATTTGGAGCAATAGGAATATTTTATATTCTTAAAAATGGTTTTCAATTTTATACATATGATTACTACCTAGTGTTCATGTTTTTATTAATAATAGCCTTTGTTTATGAATATCTTAAAAGAAAAAGTAATACTAATTTGCCTTGGAAAGATCAGTGGGGCTTTAGTTGA
- a CDS encoding metalloregulator ArsR/SmtB family transcription factor, with amino-acid sequence MKINRCCPTDPEMKMNWENELQEDSNSLKNPNIDETASLLKILSNPSRLKMVLLLSKRDYCVCEFVILLNEKQNLISYNLGILKKHGMVDSYYSSKDKYYTLNEKAVNIVRCLKQNLILG; translated from the coding sequence ATGAAAATTAATCGCTGTTGTCCTACTGATCCTGAAATGAAAATGAATTGGGAGAATGAACTCCAAGAAGACTCCAATTCTCTTAAAAATCCAAATATTGATGAAACAGCTTCTTTACTTAAAATACTAAGCAATCCTTCTCGATTAAAAATGGTTCTTTTGTTATCTAAACGGGATTACTGTGTTTGTGAATTTGTAATTTTATTGAATGAAAAACAAAATTTAATTTCCTATAATCTTGGAATTCTAAAAAAACATGGTATGGTGGATTCTTACTATAGTTCCAAGGATAAATATTATACCTTAAATGAAAAGGCTGTAAATATCGTTCGATGTTTGAAACAGAATTTAATTCTTGGTTAA
- a CDS encoding arsenate reductase ArsC gives MVIESEKERILFMCIHNAARSQMAEGFFQHFYGEEFDVFSAGSDPREMESLAIDVMAEIEIDISQQLSNSLKDYEGQEFDYVVTICGNPYNACPFFIGGKKYFKQPFDDLSSIEGNKEERVEFYRNMRDELGDWVQELYNYQINKTEDGNCKKSGCCDLNQINKSNDNPFC, from the coding sequence ATGGTAATTGAATCTGAAAAAGAAAGAATTTTATTCATGTGCATCCACAACGCGGCTCGTTCCCAAATGGCCGAAGGATTTTTCCAGCATTTCTACGGAGAAGAATTTGATGTTTTTAGTGCAGGAAGTGACCCGCGAGAAATGGAATCTCTGGCCATAGATGTAATGGCTGAAATTGAAATTGACATTTCTCAACAATTATCAAATAGTTTAAAAGACTATGAAGGCCAGGAATTCGACTATGTGGTCACCATTTGTGGAAATCCATATAATGCCTGCCCCTTCTTTATTGGCGGTAAAAAATATTTCAAACAGCCCTTCGATGATTTATCTTCGATTGAAGGTAATAAAGAAGAAAGAGTGGAATTTTACAGAAATATGCGGGATGAATTAGGAGATTGGGTTCAGGAATTATATAATTATCAAATTAATAAAACTGAAGATGGTAATTGTAAAAAGTCAGGCTGTTGTGATCTAAATCAAATAAATAAAAGCAATGATAATCCTTTTTGCTAG
- a CDS encoding DUF166 family protein gives MLKVVIVTDGPYGDRAYETIQMEFDAEFIELEKPSSTFMDELEIPENLMVKIKEANILITYTTHPDVTLDLIHMINKDVDWIIVAAWNGEGFKNQLERYGNVTCPYIMCELEENGNPAFDEFVSKIGKPKIELVLDGSKLKGVDVLRTSPCGSTAFVADYINEKYMGQVPDPENLPTEAGLKLQHYPCRAAKMRLFSDEECKKQLASGHHSDAFEEALK, from the coding sequence ATGTTAAAAGTGGTAATTGTAACTGACGGACCATATGGCGACCGGGCCTATGAAACTATACAAATGGAATTTGATGCTGAGTTTATAGAACTGGAAAAGCCATCATCTACGTTTATGGATGAGTTAGAAATTCCTGAAAACCTGATGGTGAAAATTAAAGAAGCAAATATCTTAATAACCTATACCACCCACCCAGATGTTACCTTAGATCTGATTCATATGATCAATAAAGACGTTGATTGGATTATTGTTGCTGCCTGGAATGGTGAAGGCTTTAAAAACCAGCTAGAAAGATATGGAAATGTCACCTGCCCATATATAATGTGTGAGCTGGAAGAAAATGGTAATCCTGCCTTTGATGAATTTGTATCTAAAATTGGAAAGCCTAAAATTGAATTAGTATTGGATGGAAGCAAGCTGAAAGGTGTGGATGTTTTAAGAACTTCCCCTTGTGGATCCACCGCCTTTGTGGCCGATTATATAAATGAAAAATATATGGGTCAAGTTCCAGATCCTGAAAACCTTCCCACAGAAGCCGGTCTGAAATTACAGCATTATCCTTGTAGAGCAGCAAAAATGAGATTATTTTCAGATGAAGAATGCAAAAAGCAGTTGGCCTCTGGACATCATAGTGATGCCTTTGAAGAAGCTTTGAAATAG
- a CDS encoding DUF362 domain-containing protein, protein MMDNTVFVEGLSDSNANSISKSIKNVFLKSTNNLEWLTPRDIVLLKPALNSPDPYPSTTHPLSIKVISEILTENGAKVFIGDQSGLKNVLHHHSGVIHGSTRDNYLKSGMGTIDDEFISFESEGWEEGFIHYHSNHTPSWPHGFHVTKWIKKVDHIINLPRLSSHSQAGATLGFKNMVGILRDDSRMDFHANGPFNNFIKNEAHGSSLKSIDDKSDTFIEKIVEISDSIKEKLRLTLFVATQAQATFGPNRNALEIGKLEFGKAHIVNLEPGMVFASTDSVSVESFALALLKDIRKSIPFLYRLYPRLILFSNENVNNIDKIPIRDLKFIQHAQDIGLGQILDTIVYNNVPDSLQIRLKEYLDENHK, encoded by the coding sequence ATGATGGATAACACTGTTTTCGTTGAGGGATTATCAGATTCTAATGCTAATTCTATCAGTAAATCCATTAAAAATGTTTTTTTAAAATCAACAAATAACTTAGAATGGCTAACCCCCAGAGATATTGTTCTCTTAAAGCCGGCCCTGAATTCTCCAGATCCTTATCCTTCTACCACCCATCCCCTTTCAATTAAGGTAATCTCAGAAATCCTCACTGAAAATGGGGCAAAAGTTTTTATTGGGGATCAATCCGGGCTGAAAAATGTGCTTCATCACCATTCAGGAGTTATTCATGGTAGCACCCGTGATAATTATCTTAAATCTGGAATGGGTACTATTGATGATGAATTTATAAGTTTTGAATCTGAAGGCTGGGAAGAGGGTTTTATTCATTATCATTCAAATCATACTCCATCATGGCCCCATGGATTTCATGTAACCAAGTGGATTAAAAAAGTTGATCATATCATTAATTTACCTCGATTAAGCTCCCATAGCCAGGCCGGGGCCACCCTCGGTTTTAAAAATATGGTGGGGATTTTAAGGGATGATAGTCGGATGGATTTCCATGCTAATGGCCCTTTCAATAATTTTATCAAAAATGAGGCCCATGGCAGCAGTTTAAAATCTATTGATGATAAATCAGATACTTTTATAGAAAAAATCGTAGAAATAAGCGATTCTATTAAAGAAAAACTTCGACTTACTCTTTTTGTGGCCACCCAGGCTCAGGCCACCTTCGGGCCTAACAGAAATGCTCTTGAAATTGGGAAATTAGAATTTGGGAAAGCACATATTGTCAATTTGGAACCAGGCATGGTATTTGCCAGTACCGATTCCGTATCAGTAGAATCATTTGCACTGGCCTTGTTAAAGGATATCAGAAAATCAATTCCGTTTTTATATAGATTATATCCTCGATTAATATTATTTTCCAATGAAAACGTCAATAATATTGATAAGATACCCATCAGAGATTTAAAATTTATTCAGCATGCTCAAGATATTGGTTTGGGCCAAATTTTAGATACTATTGTTTATAATAATGTTCCAGATAGTTTACAGATTCGTTTAAAAGAATATCTGGATGAAAATCACAAATAA
- a CDS encoding MEDS domain-containing protein: MERGYKLYNIEELNPGDHLCVLYQTDEEHKAIITPYLRSGLENNEKVFYIVDARTSETVLNYLRDDGFEVDPYLKSGQLSMLTVSESYMKGGVFDPDGMIKMLTEETDKALEDGYVALRVTGEMSWALRGLPGSERLIEYETKLNKFFPTNKALAICQYDCRVFDPEILLDILTTHPIAVIGTEIYENFYYVPTEEFLAGKANKKTLEHWIENLKLRRKMENTLRKSEERYSLTLEAVNDGLWDWDVSSGDAFFSPNYYKMLGYDPGEFPANYESWQLLVHLDDKDSAEKKLQKSVKSCEGFEIDLRMKTKSGKWLWVSTRGKAVEKDLDGSATRMVGTLNDITTRIIAEKKINNSLKEKEMLLKEIHHRVKNNLMIISSLLNLQSRQIKDKVSKDIFKESQNRARSMALIHERLYQSTDLKRIDFGDYIGSLSKELFHTYAGDLGHIELKINVDDIFLDINTAIPLGLIVNELITNSLKHAFPDGKMGEINIDFHPLDDHYEFSVKDNGIGFPKDLNFHNTNSLGMQMVTSLTDQIDGEIELNRIGGTEFKITFKDLGIK, translated from the coding sequence ATGGAGAGAGGTTATAAATTATATAATATTGAAGAATTAAATCCTGGAGATCATCTATGTGTTCTTTACCAGACTGATGAAGAACATAAAGCTATAATAACTCCCTATCTAAGATCTGGCTTGGAGAATAATGAGAAAGTATTTTACATAGTTGACGCACGCACCTCAGAGACGGTTCTCAACTATCTACGTGATGATGGTTTTGAGGTGGATCCCTACCTTAAAAGTGGACAATTAAGCATGCTCACGGTAAGTGAGTCTTATATGAAGGGTGGAGTTTTTGATCCGGATGGTATGATCAAAATGCTCACTGAAGAGACAGATAAAGCTCTGGAAGATGGTTATGTTGCTCTTCGTGTTACTGGTGAGATGTCCTGGGCACTGCGAGGATTACCTGGATCAGAACGCCTCATAGAATATGAAACCAAACTGAATAAATTTTTCCCTACTAACAAAGCTCTAGCCATTTGTCAGTATGACTGCAGGGTATTTGACCCTGAAATCCTCCTGGACATATTAACCACCCACCCCATAGCTGTTATTGGAACAGAAATCTATGAAAACTTTTATTACGTCCCCACAGAAGAATTTCTGGCAGGAAAAGCCAATAAAAAAACATTAGAACACTGGATTGAGAATCTGAAACTACGTCGAAAAATGGAGAATACTCTCAGGAAAAGTGAAGAACGTTATTCATTAACCCTTGAAGCTGTTAATGATGGACTCTGGGACTGGGATGTATCATCAGGAGATGCATTTTTTAGCCCTAATTATTACAAAATGTTAGGATATGATCCTGGGGAATTTCCGGCCAACTATGAATCCTGGCAATTGCTTGTTCACCTGGATGATAAAGATTCAGCTGAAAAAAAGTTACAAAAAAGCGTTAAATCATGTGAAGGATTTGAAATAGACCTCCGGATGAAAACTAAATCTGGGAAATGGCTATGGGTATCTACCCGTGGCAAAGCAGTTGAAAAAGACTTAGATGGGTCAGCAACCCGAATGGTTGGGACATTAAATGATATAACAACGCGTATAATAGCTGAAAAAAAGATTAACAATTCACTTAAAGAAAAGGAAATGCTACTTAAGGAGATTCATCATCGGGTTAAAAATAATTTAATGATTATATCCAGTCTTTTAAACCTTCAGTCCAGACAAATAAAGGATAAAGTATCCAAGGATATCTTTAAGGAAAGTCAGAACCGTGCACGTTCCATGGCCCTTATACATGAGCGATTATATCAGTCTACTGATCTTAAAAGGATAGATTTTGGTGATTATATAGGATCTTTATCAAAAGAGCTATTTCACACCTATGCCGGTGATCTGGGCCACATAGAACTGAAAATTAATGTTGATGATATTTTTCTGGATATAAACACGGCGATACCTTTAGGTTTGATTGTAAATGAACTAATTACTAACAGCTTAAAACACGCTTTTCCAGATGGTAAAATGGGAGAAATTAATATTGATTTCCATCCCCTGGATGATCACTATGAATTCTCTGTCAAAGATAATGGAATCGGATTTCCAAAAGATTTAAATTTCCATAATACTAATTCGCTGGGCATGCAAATGGTAACGAGTTTAACAGACCAAATAGATGGTGAAATTGAACTTAATAGAATTGGGGGTACTGAATTTAAGATTACTTTTAAAGATTTAGGTATAAAATAA